CTTCGCCAGCATTTACGTAAACTGTATCGCCTTTTTTAATATGTAATTTACTCATTACTTAAATCTTTTACAAATTAAAGTACCTCAGGCGCAAGTGACACAACTTTCATGTTTGTAGCACGAAGTTCTCTTGCTACAGGACCGAAAATACGACTACCTCTAATTTCACCTGCATTATTCAACAACACGCAAGCATTATCATCAAAACGTATATAAGAACCATCAGGACGACGGATTTCTTTCTTTGTACGTACAATCAAAGCCTTTGATACTGCACCTTTTTTAACATCACTAGAAGGGATAACACTCTTCACTGAAACTACAATGACATCCC
The Bacteroides luhongzhouii DNA segment above includes these coding regions:
- the rplN gene encoding 50S ribosomal protein L14, encoding MIQVESRLTVCDNSGAKEALCIRVLGGTGRRYASVGDVIVVSVKSVIPSSDVKKGAVSKALIVRTKKEIRRPDGSYIRFDDNACVLLNNAGEIRGSRIFGPVARELRATNMKVVSLAPEVL